From one Herpetosiphon gulosus genomic stretch:
- the rpsJ gene encoding 30S ribosomal protein S10, with amino-acid sequence MAKQKVRIRLKAYDHKILDQSARQIVDAAERTGAQVAGPVPLPTKIEKYSVLRSPFIDRDSQEQFEIRTHKRLIDVIDPSQQTINALMKLNLPAGVDIEIKL; translated from the coding sequence TTGGCAAAGCAAAAAGTTCGCATTCGCCTCAAGGCGTATGACCACAAGATCTTGGATCAGTCGGCACGCCAGATCGTGGATGCGGCAGAACGCACCGGTGCCCAGGTCGCTGGCCCAGTGCCGTTGCCGACCAAGATCGAAAAATACAGCGTGTTGCGCTCACCCTTCATTGACCGCGACAGCCAGGAACAGTTCGAAATTCGGACCCACAAGCGTCTGATTGACGTGATTGATCCAAGCCAGCAAACGATCAATGCTTTGATGAAGCTAAACTTGCCCGCTGGTGTGGATATTGAAATTAAGCTCTAA